Genomic segment of Candidatus Neomarinimicrobiota bacterium:
CATTACAAGCCCGAGGAAAAGAAGAGAAGCAAGCGCTAAGAATTTTCGTGTGCGACGACGATTTTTTGACATAATTAAAAACGTAATGCTGGCAATTAAAGCGCTGACTGTTAAATCAGGCAACGGAGTACCCGTAATCCCAAAAGCCCTGGTATTTTCACCAAAAAATGTGAAAACAAGAGCAATCAGAGTGGCTATGGACGCTACATAAATAAAATATTCTATAAGCCGCCTAAGGCGCTCCAAACTCCATGAATTGAACAAATCAGCAAGTATGAAGAAAAGTAGAAACAGTTCAAGGTGTTTGAAAAAATTTATTAATCCTTTTTGAAAGTATGACGCATCAAGAAGAGAAAAGAAAATTGCAGCCAAGAAAATTAATACAGGTACCGATAATTCATTAAATGATAATGAGTAATCGAGATTATAAATTTTGTGTAACAGATACGCAAAAACAGTCATGACAATTAGTAAATCTATAGGTCGGAGTCCATACGGTTCCTTAATGATGAACACACCGACAAAGACAGATATCAGTAAAAAATATATCGAAGATCTTATATTTAATAGGGAGATAAATATAAATGGAATCAAAAAAACAATTGCAAGCGGAATCCACAATTCCAATGAGAATAGTACCGCAACCGCAATTTGAAGAAATAAAAACCAGAGCCACTGCTTTTTATATGGGGAAAGCAGAGCAGAATCGCCGATTTTTATTGGTATAGTAGGTTCCATTAACTTTTGCTTAAGCCTTGTTTATCAATTTAGTGAAAAGATCCCGAACCCTTTCAATTTCATTTCGTTTTATCAATTTAAAAATATAAGAAAAAGCGATATAAGAAAGAGCGATGACCGGTATATTAATGTAAAGAGGATAAATATCTTTGGTGAGCAAACTCAATATAATCAGAAAAGAAGATATTATAAAAGTTCGAAAAAATATACTAATAATTTTTAAAGTATCTATCCTATCACGTAAAAACCAGACATAACCGGACATTATCGCAATTCCGGAAATTAAGGCCGCAATTGCAGCTCCCGCACCGCCAATCATCGGTATTAATAAAAAATTTAGACCCAAGTTTAATAAAAGTGCGCCAACAACTACCCTGAGAACTGATTTTTGTCTGTTCAACGAAAATAGAGAACTTCCCAATATGTAATTAGGATATGTAGAAACAAGCGTAATGACCAAGATTTGGAAAACAGCAGATGAATTTGCGTAAGACGACGAATAAAGAGATACAATAATAAATTTTGAAGATACTATGCTTAATGTTATGATAAAAAAAGCTGAAAATATTAGTATCTTGAGTGACTTTTCGACTATCATTTGAAAATAATCCCGGTCTTCACTGAATCGTGAAAGAACAGGATAAATTATACGGGCTCCTACAATCGGGATTATAAGAAAACCCTCAACTAATCGTAAAGAGGCGCCGTATTCTCCGACCGCTAAATCAGATGTAAGCCACGATAAGATTAAAATATTCATTCTTGCATAAGCAGCCGAGGCAAATAATGTAAAACCAAATGGAATGGTTTTGATAAATAATGTTTTTAGAAATTCAAAGGAAAAATGAAATTTCAATGAACTCTTAGATAAAATAATAGAGATACTTATAACTGAAACAATAATTCCCGCAATGATAGGCGCCGTTGCAAAATAAAACATATTTTTTTGAAAAATCACAAATCCGATGCCTGCAAGAATAAGAACAAGGTTGTTTACCAAATTAAGGTAACCGTTTATATCCTG
This window contains:
- a CDS encoding O-antigen ligase family protein, whose translation is MEPTIPIKIGDSALLSPYKKQWLWFLFLQIAVAVLFSLELWIPLAIVFLIPFIFISLLNIRSSIYFLLISVFVGVFIIKEPYGLRPIDLLIVMTVFAYLLHKIYNLDYSLSFNELSVPVLIFLAAIFFSLLDASYFQKGLINFFKHLELFLLFFILADLFNSWSLERLRRLIEYFIYVASIATLIALVFTFFGENTRAFGITGTPLPDLTVSALIASITFLIMSKNRRRTRKFLALASLLFLGLVMTQTRGAWLSFSISFLFLSYLFLKKSIPGTKKKLYQLFFLGLILVVFLFFVFQGAFIGISHRVEQIQYFEVGTIQFRFILWHAAITAFIANPINGIGLGQFALLSGHFSDIGESAIFKENIEGLSAHNVLISYLSETGMIGILALLFLYYSITKLTAKTYNRIKSDENLDIVIILRAILFFVVVSSAYAGAWFWGLNGTQFMIFLAMSIVVAKKV
- a CDS encoding oligosaccharide flippase family protein; this translates as MLDRLFKTTLILSSSQVLSRLLSFGFSLIVARQLGVELFGKFTYVYSLIFLLNVVVDFGLSTLTVRDIVQNKSKVNLYLLHSLIIRILLAGILYSILYYYSAAISNLDIEKGRLLLILGLFLFVRAFFDTAITYFQAYERQDINGYLNLVNNLVLILAGIGFVIFQKNMFYFATAPIIAGIIVSVISISIILSKSSLKFHFSFEFLKTLFIKTIPFGFTLFASAAYARMNILILSWLTSDLAVGEYGASLRLVEGFLIIPIVGARIIYPVLSRFSEDRDYFQMIVEKSLKILIFSAFFIITLSIVSSKFIIVSLYSSSYANSSAVFQILVITLVSTYPNYILGSSLFSLNRQKSVLRVVVGALLLNLGLNFLLIPMIGGAGAAIAALISGIAIMSGYVWFLRDRIDTLKIISIFFRTFIISSFLIILSLLTKDIYPLYINIPVIALSYIAFSYIFKLIKRNEIERVRDLFTKLINKA